In one Alnus glutinosa chromosome 12, dhAlnGlut1.1, whole genome shotgun sequence genomic region, the following are encoded:
- the LOC133852088 gene encoding pentatricopeptide repeat-containing protein At3g49740, with product MKLTLIKSTAQQQQQLVKLNQLLAKLTRSNRCSDCLRLFTQIHSYQYPKPDHYTLSAAITACANLRETAFGNQLHAHALSTGLGAYPHVANTLLSLYAKAEDLDSARRVFDEIESPDVYSWTTVLSACAKLGCVEDAWEMFDKMPRREVAVWNAMITGCVENGRTEVAVRLFSEMHRVGVRHDNYSFASVLSMCPVEALGLGRQLHSLVLKTGYLVRASVVNALLTMYFNCGRVVDAYEVFEEAEAEVYDQITFNVMIDGLLSVGKDRKALEVFREMQEASLSPTELTFVSVMGSCSSARVGHQVHAQTIKMGFEACTSVSNATITMYSNCGDLHAAHMVFERLEEKDLVSWNTMISSYAQGNFGKSAILAYLHMRRAGTDPDEFTFGSLLARSECLEIVEMIHALASKNGLLLQIQVSNALVSGYSRHGKIKQAYQIFHNIYPGNLVSWNTIIAGSLLNGCPIQGLEQFSQLLNTELRPDVYTLSLILSICASISSLQHGKQVHGYILRFGLFSETSLGNALLTTYAKCGVLDWSLRVFNAMVERDTVSWNSLISAYAQHGQGEDAVNCFEAMKDSSGVEPDQATFTAVLSACSHAGLVDDGTRIFNSMVKNYCLIPGVDHFSCIVDLLGRGGYLDEAERIIKSKHVETHPNIWWTLFSACAAHGNIRLARIIAGFLLETERNDPSIYVLLSNIYAAVGQWEESAKVRELIKRTGVMKQPGCSWIGS from the coding sequence ATGAAGCTCACACTTATCAAAAGCACCGCCCAACAACAACAGCAACTCGTTAAGCTCAACCAATTGCTCGCAAAGCTCACTCGCTCAAACCGTTGCTCCGATTGCCTCCGCCTCTTCACCCAAATCCACTCGTACCAGTACCCCAAACCAGACCACTACACCCTCTCCGCCGCTATCACCGCCTGCGCGAATCTCCGCGAGACCGCATTCGGAAACCAGCTCCACGCCCATGCTCTATCCACGGGCCTCGGAGCCTACCCTCACGTTGCAAATACTCTGCTTTCGCTTTATGCTAAAGCGGAGGATTTGGATTCGGCGAGACGGGTCTTCGACGAGATTGAGAGCCCGGATGTTTATTCGTGGACGACGGTGTTGTCAGCGTGTGCTAAGCTTGGGTGCGTTGAAGATGCGTGGGAGATGTTTGATAAAATGCCGAGAAGGGAGGTGGCGGTTTGGAATGCGATGATTACGGGGTGTGTGGAGAATGGGCGTACGGAGGTTGCTGTTCGTTTGTTTAGTGAAATGCACAGGGTGGGTGTTAGGCATGACAATTACAGTTTTGCTAGTGTTTTGAGTATGTGTCCTGTGGAGGCATTGGGTTTAGGGAGGCAATTGCATTCATTGGTGCTCAAAACCGGGTATTTAGTTAGAGCTTCGGTGGTTAATGCTCTGCTGACGATGTACTTTAATTGTGGACGCGTTGTCGATGCTTATGAGGTATTTGAAGAAGCAGAAGCTGAGGTATATGATCAGATTACTTTTAATGTGATGATAGATGGTTTGTTAAGTGTGGGAAAGGATCGCAAGGCCTTGGAAGTGTTCAGAGAGATGCAAGAGGCTTCTCTCAGTCCTACTGAGCTGACTTTTGTGAGTGTGATGGGATCGTGTTCATCTGCAAGAGTCGGGCATCAAGTGCATGCCCAAACGATCAAGATGGGTTTTGAAGCATGTACATCTGTGAGCAACGCGACTATAACCATGTATTCCAATTGTGGGGATTTACATGCTGCTCACATGGTTTTTGAGAGACTGGAAGAGAAGGATCTTGTCTCATGGAACACCATGATTTCGAGCTACGCTCAAGGGAATTTTGGTAAATCAGCAATCTTGGCCTACCTGCATATGCGAAGGGCAGGAACTGACCCTGACGAATTTACTTTTGGAAGCTTGTTGGCAAGGTCAGAGTGCTTAGAAATTGTGGAGATGATACACGCCCTTGCATCTAAAAATGGGCTCTTGTTGCAAATCCAAGTATCAAATGCATTAGTTTCTGGATACTCTAGGCATGGGAAGATAAAGCAGGCTTATCAAATATTCCACAATATCTACCCCGGAAATTTGGTATCCTGGAATACTATTATTGCAGGATCGTTGCTAAATGGATGTCCAATACAGGGCTTAGAACAATTCTCTCAATTGCTGAATACGGAACTAAGGCCGGATGTGTATACTCTCAGTCTTATTTTGAGCATTTGTGCAAGCATTTCATCCTTGCAACATGGGAAACAGGTCCATGGTTACATTCTCAGATTCGGGTTATTTTCAGAGACGTCTTTGGGTAATGCCCTCCTGACAACTTATGCAAAATGTGGGGTTTTAGATTGGTCTTTGAGAGTGTTCAATGCAATGGTTGAAAGAGATACAGTTTCTTGGAATTCCCTAATATCGGCTTATGCACAGCATGGGCAAGGAGAAGATGCCGTGAACTGCTTTGAGGCAATGAAAGACTCATCTGGGGTTGAACCAGATCAGGCCACCTTCACTGCAGTTCTTTCTGCCTGCAGTCATGCAGGTTTAGTTGATGATGGTACTCGGATTTTCAACTCCATGGTGAAAAATTATTGCTTGATTCCTGGAGTGGATCATTTTTCTTGCATTGTTGACCTTCTAGGTCGTGGTGGGTATCTTGATGAGGCAGAAAGAATAATAAAGAGTAAGCATGTTGAAACACATCCCAATATCTGGTGGACATTGTTTAGTGCTTGTGCAGCTCACGGTAATATAAGACTAGCAAGAATAATTGCTGGATTTCTTCTTGAAACTGAACGCAATGATCCATCAATCTATGTGCTTTTGTCAAATATATATGCAGCTGTGGGACAATGGGAAGAATCAGCCAAGGTTAGGGAATTGATAAAGAGAACTGGGGTGATGAAGCAACCTGGCTGCAGTTGGATTGGATCATAA
- the LOC133852089 gene encoding squalene monooxygenase SE1-like, with protein sequence MVVVDQHVLWTFFASLFGFLLLYTLRCNNNSNKTKTKKNNFPQESAKETFADGECRSVNGSGTDVIIVGAGVVGSALAYTLGKDGRRVHVIERDLTEPDRIVGELLQPGGYLKLIELGLEDCLEGIDAQRVLGYALFKDGKNARLSYPLEKFSSDVAGRSFHNGRFIQRMREKAATLPNLQLEQGTVTSLVEENGAVRGVQYKSKDGQQHKAYAPLTIVCDGCFSNLRRSLCNPQVDVPSCFVGLVLENCQLPLANHGHVILADPSPILFYPISSTEIRCLVDVPGQKLPSVADGEMANYLKTVVAPQIPSELHDAFISAADKGNIRTMPNRSMPADPHPTPGALLMGDAFNMRHPLTGGGMTVALSDIVVLRDLLKPLRNLNDAGSLSKYLESFYTLRKPVASTINTLAGALYKVFSASPDQARKEMRQACFDYLSLGGIFSTGPVALLSGLNPRPLSLVLHFFAVAIYGVGRLLLPFPSPERMWVGARLIWSASGIIFPIIKAEGVRQMFLPATVPAYYRARAPPVK encoded by the exons ATGGTTGTGGTCGATCAGCACGTGCTCTGGACCTTCTTTGCCTCCCTGTTCGGCTTCCTTCTTCTCTACACTCTCCGTTGCAATAACAATAGCAATAAGACAAAGACAAAGAAGAATAATTTTCCACAAGAATCCGCAAAAGAGACCTTCGCCGACGGAGAATGCCGCTCTGTTAACGGCTCCGGCACTGACGTCATCATCGTCGGCGCCGGTGTCGTCGGTTCCGCCCTCGCTTACACCCTCGGCaag GATGGCAGACGGGTTCACGTGATAGAAAGAGATTTGACAGAGCCGGACCGAATTGTCGGCGAACTTCTTCAGCCTGGAGGATACCTGAAATTAATTGAGTTGGGCCTTGAAG ATTGCCTGGAGGGAATTGATGCTCAGCGAGTGCTTGGATACGCTCTCTTCAAGGACGGAAAGAATGCTAGACTGTCTTACCCCTTGGAAAAATTTAGTTCTGATGTGGCTGGGAGGAGCTTCCACAATGGGCGTTTTATACAAAGGATGAGAGAAAAAGCAGCTACTCTTCCCAA CTTACAATTGGAGCAAGGTACAGTAACATCCCTTGTTGAAGAAAATGGGGCTGTTAGGGGGGTTCAGTACAAATCTAAGGATGGTCAACAACATAAAGCTTATGCTCCTCTTACAATTGTGTGTGATGGTTGCTTCTCAAATCTGCGCCGCTCTCTTTGCAACCCTCAG GTAGACGTGCCCTCGTGTTTTGTGGGTTTAGTCTTGGAGAACTGTCAACTTCCACTTGCAAATCATGGGCATGTTATTTTGGCAGACCCTTCACCGATCTTGTTTTATCCAATCAGTAGTACAGAGATTCGTTGTTTGGTTGATGTACCTGGGCAGAAATTACCTTCTGTTGCTGATGGTGAGATGGCCAACTATTTGAAAACGGTGGTGGCTCCACAG ATTCCATCTGAGCTTCATGACGCCTTCATATCTGCAGCTGATAAAGGAAATATTAGAACTATGCCAAATAGAAGCATGCCGGCGGATCCGCATCCTACTCCGGGAGCCCTCTTAATGGGCGATGCTTTCAACATGCGTCATCCTTTAACCGGTGGGGGGATGACTGTAGCATTATCTGATATTGTTGTACTTAGAGATCTTCTCAAGCCACTGCGTAACCTGAACGACGCAGGTTCATTGTCCAAATATCTTGAATCCTTTTACACCTTGCGCAAG CCAGTGGCGTCTACAATAAATACTCTGGCTGGTGCCCTCTATAAGGTGTTTTCTGCGTCGCCTGATCAGGCAAGGAAGGAGATGCGCCAAGCATGTTTTGACTATTTAAGCCTTGGAGGCATATTTTCAACAGGGCCGGTGGCTTTACTGTCTGGTCTGAACCCTCGTCCATTAAGTTTAGTTCTCCACTTCTTTGCTGTGGCAATATATGGCGTTGGCCGTCTCCTACTACCATTTCCTTCGCCCGAGCGCATGTGGGTTGGCGCTAGATTGATTTGG AGTGCGTCAGGTATAATATTTCCCATCATCAAGGCAGAAGGAGTGAGGCAGATGTTCCTCCCTGCAACCGTTCCGGCATATTATAGAGCTAGAGCTCCTCCAGTCAAGTAG
- the LOC133852764 gene encoding squalene epoxidase 3-like, protein MLQISYKSIQTHIPSLNHPNPRSHRLHHRILYKTPFPPTIPLVLCNKSTPSSPIAPRRTKTRASIPREVEGKGELLIPAHCSSSSSSSWFHCSVLRKKMVVVDQHVLWTFFASLLGFLLLYTLRRNSNTHGDKRTTKKKNFPEECAKESSADGECRPVNVSGTDVIIVGAGVAGSALAYSLGKDGRRVRVIERDLTEPDRIVGELLQPGGYLKLIELGLEDCVEEIDAQHVLGYALFKDGKNTRLSYPLEKFNSDVAGRSFHNGRFIQRMREKAATLPSVQLEQGTVTSLLEENGTVRGVQYKSKDGQEHKAYAPLTIVCDGCFSNLRRTLCNPKVDVPSCFVGLVLENCQLPFANHGHVILADPSPILFYQISSTEVRCLVDVPGQKLPSVANGEMANYLKTVVAPQIPPELHDAFISAVDKGSIRTMPNRSMPADPHPTPGAVLMGDAFNMRHPLTGGGMTVALSDIVVLRDLLKPLRDLNDAPSLSKYLESFYTLRKPVASTINTLAGALYKVFSASPDQARKELRQACFDYLSLGGSFSTGPVALLSGLNPRPLSLVLHFFAVAIYGVGRLLLPFPSPKRMWIGARLISSASGIIFPIIKAEGVRQMFLPATVPAYYRARAPPVEDIASKDQVA, encoded by the exons ATGCTCCAAATCTCCTACAAAAGCATCCAAACCCACATTCCCTCCTTAAATCATCCAAACCCACGTTCACATCGACTTCACCACCGCATTCTCTATAAAACCCCATTCCCTCCAACGATCCCTCTCGTCCTGTGTAATAAATCCACACCATCAAGCCCCATAGCGCCCAGAAGAACCAAAACAAGAGCCAGCATTCCCAGAGAGGTAGAGGGAAAAGGAGAGCTTTTGATCCCAGCCcattgttcttcttcttcttcttcttcttggttccATTGTTCCGTTTTGAGGAAGAAAATGGTTGTGGTCGATCAGCACGTTCTCTGGACCTTCTTTGCCTCGCTTCTCGGGTTCCTTCTTCTCTACACTCTCCGTCGCAATAGCAATACCCACGGCGATAAAAGAAcgacaaagaagaagaatttccCAGAAGAATGCGCGAAAGAGAGCTCCGCCGACGGAGAATGCCGTCCCGTTAACGTCTCCGGCACCGACGTCATCATCGTCGGCGCCGGTGTCGCCGGTTCCGCCCTCGCTTACTCCCTCGGCAAG GATGGAAGACGGGTTCGTGTGATAGAAAGAGACTTGACAGAGCCAGACCGAATTGTTGGTGAACTTCTCCAGCCTGGGGGATACCTGAAATTAATTGAGTTGGGCCTTGAAG ATTGCGTGGAGGAAATTGATGCTCAGCACGTGCTTGGATACGCTCTCTTCAAGGACGGAAAGAATACTAGACTGTCTTATCCCTTGGAAAAATTTAATTCCGATGTGGCTGGGAGGAGCTTCCACAATGGGCGTTTTATCCAAAGGATGAGAGAAAAAGCTGCTACTCTTCCAAG TGTGCAATTGGAGCAAGGTACAGTAACATCCCTGCTTGAAGAAAATGGGACTGTTAGAGGGGTTCAGTACAAATCCAAGGATGGCCAAGAACATAAAGCTTATGCTCCTCTTACAATTGTGTGTGATGGTTGCTTCTCAAATCTGCGCCGCACTCTTTGCAACCCGAAG GTAGATGTTCCCTCGTGTTTTGTGGGTTTAGTCTTAGAAAACTGTCAACTTCCATTTGCAAATCATGGACATGTCATTTTAGCAGACCCTTCACCCATCTTGTTTTACCAAATCAGTAGTACAGAAGTTCGCTGTTTGGTTGATGTACCTGGTCAGAAATTACCTTCTGTTGCTAATGGTGAAATGGCCAACTATTTGAAGACAGTGGTGGCTCCACAG ATTCCCCCTGAGCTTCATGATGCCTTCATATCTGCAGTTGATAAAGGAAGTATTAGAACTATGCCAAATAGAAGCATGCCAGCAGATCCACATCCTACTCCTGGAGCCGTCTTAATGGGTGATGCATTCAACATGCGTCATCCTTTAACTGGTGGTGGGATGACTGTGGCACTATCTGATATTGTTGTACTTCGAGATCTTCTGAAGCCACTGCGTGACCTGAATGACGCACCTTCATTGTCCAAATATCTTGAATCCTTTTACACCTTGCGCAAG CCGGTGGCATCAACAATAAATACTCTGGCTGGTGCCCTCTATAAGGTGTTTTCTGCTTCACCTGATCAGGCAAGGAAGGAGCTGCGACAAGCATGCTTTGACTATTTAAGCCTTGGAGGCTCATTTTCAACAGGACCGGTGGCTTTACTCTCTGGTCTGAACCCTCGTCCATTAAGTTTAGTTCTCCACTTCTTTGCTGTGGCAATATATGGGGTTGGTCGTCTGCTACTACCATTTCCTTCGCCTAAACGCATGTGGATTGGAGCACGATTGATTTCG AGTGCGTCAGGTATAATATTTCCCATCATCAAGGCAGAAGGAGTGAGGCAGATGTTCCTCCCTGCAACCGTTCCGGCATACTACAGGGCTAGAGCTCCTCCCGTTGAGGATATAGCCAGCAAAGACCAAGTAGCTTGA